A single window of Leptospira wolffii serovar Khorat str. Khorat-H2 DNA harbors:
- the hisH gene encoding imidazole glycerol phosphate synthase subunit HisH yields MIAVLDYGMGNIHSCLKAISHFTKDFIYTKDPEVLQSADALILPGDGHFDKAMHNLNESGLRKYVDGHVQSGKPLFGICIGYQILFEDSDETVSGNPKELVQGLGYIKGKVRKFRGKNYKVPHIGWNRLYKRNPSKSVLLNGLDDESFVYFIHSYRPVDVEGKAVSGLCDYYGERFPAVVEKGNIFGTQFHPEKSHTYGLKILENFIRSL; encoded by the coding sequence GTGATCGCAGTTTTAGATTATGGGATGGGTAATATTCATTCTTGTCTAAAAGCGATTTCTCATTTTACCAAAGATTTCATTTATACCAAAGACCCGGAAGTTTTACAATCTGCCGATGCCTTGATTCTTCCTGGCGACGGCCATTTCGATAAAGCGATGCATAACCTGAACGAATCAGGCCTTCGCAAGTATGTGGACGGGCACGTTCAATCTGGAAAACCTCTTTTCGGAATTTGCATCGGATACCAAATTCTTTTCGAGGATTCGGATGAGACAGTTTCCGGAAATCCGAAAGAGTTAGTCCAAGGCTTAGGCTATATAAAGGGCAAGGTAAGAAAGTTTCGAGGCAAGAATTATAAGGTTCCTCACATCGGATGGAATCGCCTTTATAAACGGAATCCTTCTAAAAGCGTTTTATTGAACGGATTGGACGACGAGTCCTTCGTATATTTCATCCACTCGTACAGACCGGTCGATGTGGAAGGAAAGGCGGTTAGCGGTCTCTGCGATTACTATGGAGAGCGATTCCCCGCGGTCGTCGAAAAAGGGAATATTTTCGGTACCCAATTCCATCCCGAGAAGTCCCATACCTACGGTCTAAAAATTTTGGAGAATTTCATCCGATCCTTATGA
- a CDS encoding YgaP-like transmembrane domain: MESRTNGTWYLERVLFLIAGSFSLIGLGLGLLVDKWGFALNALVGVNMVVFSLTGFCPMAILLRKLGISEKCGAYKGIA, encoded by the coding sequence ATGGAATCGAGAACTAATGGCACTTGGTATTTGGAGAGGGTCCTCTTCCTAATCGCCGGATCCTTTTCCTTAATCGGTTTAGGTTTGGGCTTACTTGTGGATAAGTGGGGATTTGCACTGAATGCACTGGTCGGCGTGAATATGGTGGTCTTTTCGCTGACAGGTTTTTGTCCGATGGCTATCCTTTTGCGCAAGTTAGGCATTTCTGAAAAATGCGGAGCCTATAAGGGAATCGCATGA
- a CDS encoding efflux RND transporter permease subunit yields the protein MKDPNKIQEHSGFAGRVASVFTRSKLTPIFIVVSILVGVLSVYLTPKEEEPQISVPMIDISVFSPGYTAKEQERKITEPVERAVWGLEGVEYVYSATEDHRSMVTVRFKVGESLEPSLLKIHHKLQEVRAGLPAIKDLSIKSFTIDDVPFLALTFSSTERDDYSLRTLVAPLARELSSTPDLSKVELLGGRRKSIRVIANPIRMTELGVDLVQLSEALKGNASSFPLGKNWGKERILDVELDSSIRTENQVRQIPIKQSWGRSVRVGDVAEVRESPEERVRQSVLFEKSNSQNAVTISFSKRKGTNIEALSKTIRERGEEFAVSLPKDVKVTVIRDYGLTAGEKSKELIEHLIIATLSVSLLIALWMGARASFVVFVAIPVTLSLTLFIYYFLGYTLNRVTLFALIFSIGILVDDAIVVVENIERHLAFSKTKDKIASILNAVSEVGNPTILATFTVIAAILPMAFVRGMMGPYMKPIPVGASLAMILSLLVAFSVIPWVAAKVLKEQTSHSASPGKVSKLDSIYLRIASWLLESPKNLGKLVLTILLLFSFAVGMVLTKAVKVKMLPFDDKDEFQVTLDFDPRTPLSENLERSKELAILLLKNENIEKIQIFAGEAAPFSFSGMVKHTFLRRDDWKSDLHIVLKEKKKRKGKSHEIIESIRPLLSDYGKRNGALTKILEIPPGPPVLSTLVMEIYGPTDAERKRIAGEVLEILEKKKGVVDLDSSLRENRPKILYPFDFNKGGILGTSSASLANNAAYYFRESSVFLLSESENPEDVSVDLSVPEKFRSSSEPFANWGISSPLAGSVRSEALLGTSKIQKSGTLHRKNLKPLEYVTAEFSGEEEAPVYGILSLSPEIKYPTQTADVPWNTKNPVIKWDGEWFITYEVFRDLGGAFAIVMVLIYILVLGWFQSYRLPIIIMAPIPISLIGIIPGHWIAGAYFTATSMIGFIAGAGIIVRNSIILVDFIEAEIESGKSTKQAVLDAGLVRFRPMFLTAAAVIVGSSVMLFDPIFQGLAVSLIFGEIAATILSRFAVPAFYFWFSGRR from the coding sequence ATGAAAGATCCGAATAAAATCCAGGAGCATTCCGGATTTGCCGGCAGAGTTGCGAGCGTCTTTACAAGATCCAAACTGACTCCGATTTTTATAGTAGTTAGCATTTTGGTGGGGGTTCTCTCCGTCTATCTAACGCCTAAGGAAGAAGAGCCTCAGATTTCGGTTCCTATGATCGATATTTCCGTTTTTTCTCCCGGGTATACGGCTAAAGAGCAAGAACGCAAGATTACCGAGCCGGTAGAAAGAGCGGTCTGGGGTCTGGAAGGAGTGGAATACGTTTATTCGGCGACGGAGGATCATCGTTCCATGGTAACGGTGAGATTCAAAGTCGGGGAATCATTGGAGCCTTCTTTATTAAAAATTCATCATAAACTTCAGGAAGTAAGAGCCGGATTGCCGGCAATCAAAGATCTATCCATCAAATCTTTTACGATAGACGATGTCCCTTTTTTAGCGTTGACTTTCAGTTCCACCGAAAGGGACGACTATTCCCTACGAACTCTGGTGGCTCCTCTTGCTCGAGAGTTATCCTCCACTCCCGATCTTTCTAAAGTGGAACTTTTAGGCGGAAGAAGGAAATCGATTCGAGTGATCGCAAATCCGATCCGTATGACGGAATTAGGAGTCGATTTGGTCCAGCTTTCGGAAGCATTGAAGGGAAACGCCTCTTCTTTTCCGTTAGGAAAGAATTGGGGAAAAGAAAGGATTCTGGATGTGGAATTGGATTCTTCCATCCGAACGGAAAACCAAGTTAGGCAGATTCCCATTAAACAAAGTTGGGGAAGAAGCGTCCGAGTAGGAGACGTGGCGGAAGTTCGTGAGAGTCCGGAAGAAAGAGTTCGTCAATCAGTTCTATTCGAAAAATCGAATTCGCAAAATGCGGTTACTATTTCCTTTTCCAAAAGAAAAGGAACGAATATAGAGGCGCTTTCCAAAACGATCCGAGAAAGAGGAGAAGAATTCGCAGTATCCCTACCCAAGGACGTGAAAGTAACCGTGATTCGGGATTACGGGCTCACCGCAGGCGAAAAGTCTAAGGAGCTTATAGAGCATTTGATTATCGCTACACTCTCCGTGTCCCTGTTGATCGCACTGTGGATGGGTGCGAGAGCTTCCTTTGTGGTTTTCGTCGCGATACCTGTGACACTTTCGTTAACCTTATTCATCTATTACTTCTTGGGATATACCCTGAATCGTGTGACCTTATTCGCGCTCATCTTCTCCATAGGAATCTTGGTCGATGATGCGATCGTGGTAGTGGAGAATATTGAAAGGCATCTTGCTTTCTCCAAAACCAAGGATAAAATCGCGTCCATTCTAAACGCCGTTTCCGAAGTAGGAAATCCTACTATTCTCGCCACATTTACGGTAATCGCTGCGATACTCCCTATGGCTTTCGTTCGGGGAATGATGGGGCCTTATATGAAACCGATTCCAGTCGGAGCGAGCCTTGCGATGATTTTATCTCTCTTGGTGGCTTTCTCCGTTATTCCTTGGGTGGCTGCGAAGGTATTGAAGGAGCAAACTTCTCATTCGGCGTCTCCCGGCAAAGTTTCCAAATTGGATTCGATCTATCTTAGAATAGCAAGCTGGCTATTGGAATCGCCGAAGAATCTAGGAAAACTAGTCCTTACCATTCTTCTCTTATTTTCATTCGCGGTGGGAATGGTTTTAACGAAGGCCGTGAAGGTGAAGATGTTGCCTTTCGACGATAAGGACGAATTTCAAGTGACCCTGGATTTCGATCCTAGAACTCCTTTATCCGAGAATTTGGAAAGAAGTAAAGAGCTGGCGATTCTATTATTAAAGAATGAGAATATAGAGAAAATACAGATATTTGCAGGAGAAGCCGCTCCATTCTCCTTCTCGGGAATGGTGAAGCATACGTTTCTACGAAGGGACGATTGGAAATCGGACCTGCATATCGTTCTTAAGGAAAAGAAAAAAAGAAAGGGAAAGAGTCATGAGATCATCGAATCCATTCGCCCTTTGCTTTCCGATTATGGAAAACGAAACGGTGCCTTGACTAAAATTTTGGAGATACCTCCCGGGCCGCCCGTTCTCTCCACATTGGTAATGGAGATTTACGGACCTACGGATGCGGAAAGAAAGAGAATCGCCGGAGAAGTATTGGAGATCTTGGAAAAGAAAAAAGGAGTCGTAGACTTGGATTCGAGCTTAAGGGAGAATCGCCCCAAGATCCTCTATCCGTTCGATTTTAATAAAGGTGGGATCTTAGGGACTTCTTCCGCATCTCTCGCTAATAATGCGGCTTACTATTTCAGAGAATCTTCCGTATTTCTATTATCCGAATCCGAAAATCCGGAAGACGTTTCCGTGGATTTGTCCGTTCCCGAAAAATTCAGATCCAGTTCGGAGCCTTTCGCCAATTGGGGGATCTCCTCTCCTTTGGCAGGTTCCGTCCGTTCCGAAGCATTATTAGGAACTTCTAAAATTCAGAAGTCGGGCACATTGCATCGTAAAAACCTAAAACCACTGGAATACGTCACCGCGGAATTCTCCGGAGAGGAAGAGGCCCCCGTGTATGGAATTCTTTCCTTATCGCCGGAAATCAAATATCCGACTCAAACGGCGGACGTACCTTGGAATACTAAGAATCCAGTGATCAAGTGGGACGGAGAATGGTTCATCACTTACGAAGTGTTCCGAGATTTGGGCGGGGCCTTTGCGATTGTGATGGTTCTCATTTATATTCTAGTACTCGGTTGGTTTCAGAGTTATAGATTGCCTATCATAATTATGGCTCCGATTCCGATTTCCTTGATCGGTATCATACCCGGACATTGGATTGCGGGAGCTTATTTTACGGCGACTTCTATGATCGGATTTATTGCGGGCGCCGGTATCATAGTGAGAAACTCCATCATTCTTGTGGACTTCATAGAAGCGGAGATAGAATCCGGAAAATCCACTAAGCAAGCGGTTTTGGATGCGGGACTTGTAAGATTCCGGCCGATGTTTCTGACGGCAGCGGCGGTGATTGTGGGAAGTTCGGTAATGCTATTCGATCCTATCTTCCAAGGCCTGGCCGTTTCTCTGATCTTCGGAGAAATTGCCGCGACGATACTCAGTCGTTTTGCGGTTCCCGCATTTTACTTTTGGTTTTCTGGGAGAAGGTAA
- a CDS encoding metal-sensitive transcriptional regulator, producing the protein MNIEEARKQLSNRLHRIQGQLEAIEKTLYSDENDCEKTLLLLKASSQALKKFGEAYVQEYMERCFAEKKVQTVQNNVKKAIKAAFSL; encoded by the coding sequence ATGAACATTGAAGAAGCACGTAAGCAGCTTAGCAACCGATTGCATAGAATCCAAGGGCAATTAGAGGCTATTGAAAAGACTCTCTATAGCGACGAGAACGATTGCGAAAAGACCTTATTGCTTCTTAAGGCATCTAGCCAGGCCTTAAAGAAATTCGGCGAGGCGTATGTCCAAGAGTATATGGAACGTTGCTTTGCGGAAAAGAAAGTCCAAACGGTCCAAAATAACGTAAAGAAAGCGATTAAAGCCGCCTTTTCCCTCTAA
- a CDS encoding TolC family protein, with protein MFLLSFGVALLFPNFLFAQERKDFQSVWEKVREHSPTLLSKSLEMEAAKSASFRAGLHWLPRIYSDIRTYNTDDPTLNFAGKLGQRSATQSDFSTYSVRSNPGNYLDSNNQPYQNLNSNTSNLLAKDTLNHPGANTYSRGTLGLEITLYEGGYRSTLKKVKEKEWEASRSENEYIKRTIFQQTAIAYQASLVYSGSIKERKRILEELDSFLRSYRLDSTANPVGHSGYLALKSLRLRLLSEQKEVELLKKESIETLRILSGNSLESFEPQESPFMRFLEDYMPIPSSRVSGNTPLSKTYKIQSEIGRERAKMEKSKFLPKAGVYTEAYAYAGDRNFASSYNAGVYLQMNLLNPTDIGSKKEADILADAAATRADEISAKENSNFIMLLERERTLSENRTNSLDSFRIQFEQLKLSQTLFKRGNIPAAQLAESFSRTADALKAMDGSTLEYLRTRAELTLYAEENHERSE; from the coding sequence ATGTTTCTACTATCGTTCGGAGTGGCTCTTTTGTTCCCGAACTTTCTTTTTGCCCAGGAAAGGAAAGATTTTCAATCCGTATGGGAGAAAGTAAGGGAGCATTCTCCGACTTTATTGTCCAAATCTTTGGAAATGGAAGCGGCAAAATCGGCGAGTTTCCGTGCCGGATTGCATTGGCTTCCCAGAATCTATTCGGATATTCGTACCTATAACACGGACGATCCTACTCTGAATTTTGCGGGTAAACTCGGACAGAGATCCGCAACTCAATCGGATTTTTCCACTTATAGCGTGCGATCTAATCCGGGAAATTATTTGGATTCGAATAACCAACCTTACCAAAATTTAAATTCGAATACGAGTAATCTTTTGGCCAAGGATACCTTAAATCATCCGGGAGCGAATACTTACTCCCGGGGTACTTTAGGATTGGAGATTACTCTCTACGAAGGAGGGTACCGATCCACATTAAAGAAAGTGAAGGAAAAAGAATGGGAAGCGAGCCGCTCGGAAAACGAGTACATTAAGCGAACCATATTCCAGCAAACGGCGATCGCATACCAAGCGTCTTTAGTCTATTCAGGATCCATAAAGGAAAGAAAAAGAATCCTAGAAGAATTGGATAGTTTTCTAAGATCGTATCGATTGGATTCGACGGCCAATCCTGTCGGACATTCCGGATACCTTGCCTTAAAATCTTTGCGACTCAGATTACTTTCGGAACAGAAAGAAGTCGAATTGTTAAAAAAGGAATCCATAGAGACTCTTCGTATTCTCTCCGGAAATTCGTTGGAATCCTTCGAACCGCAAGAATCTCCTTTCATGAGATTTTTGGAAGACTATATGCCGATTCCTAGTTCCAGGGTAAGCGGCAATACTCCCCTTTCAAAAACGTATAAGATCCAGTCCGAAATCGGCCGCGAAAGGGCAAAGATGGAAAAATCCAAATTTTTACCTAAGGCCGGGGTATATACGGAGGCTTACGCTTACGCCGGCGATAGGAATTTCGCGAGTTCCTATAATGCGGGAGTTTATCTGCAAATGAATCTTTTGAATCCTACGGATATCGGTTCCAAAAAGGAAGCTGATATTCTTGCAGACGCCGCAGCGACCAGAGCGGACGAGATATCGGCCAAGGAAAATTCTAATTTTATAATGCTTCTGGAGAGGGAGAGAACTCTCTCGGAAAATAGAACTAATTCTCTGGATTCCTTTAGAATCCAATTCGAACAGCTCAAACTATCCCAAACTTTATTTAAGCGAGGAAACATTCCTGCAGCTCAGCTGGCGGAAAGTTTTTCGAGAACGGCGGACGCCTTAAAGGCGATGGACGGTTCTACATTGGAATATTTGAGAACAAGAGCGGAGCTTACACTTTACGCGGAGGAAAATCATGAAAGATCCGAATAA
- the hisB gene encoding imidazoleglycerol-phosphate dehydratase HisB, whose product MKEERKTSETDIKLALNIRGTGKYKFDTEIPFFEHMLSHVSKHGLIDMDLWLRGDIEIDCHHSVEDTAILLGNIIHKQLGDKAGIRRYGHYTLPMDEVLTTVAVDLGGRYYYKYTGPELTGKFGIYDAELSLEFLQKFALNAKMNLHVVVHYGENRHHIHESIFKGLGKALRMAMEIDPASAGMIPSTKGVLE is encoded by the coding sequence ATGAAAGAAGAACGCAAAACCTCGGAGACGGATATTAAATTGGCCCTGAATATCCGGGGAACGGGTAAGTACAAGTTCGATACGGAGATTCCATTCTTCGAGCATATGCTTTCCCATGTCTCTAAACACGGTTTGATCGATATGGATCTTTGGTTACGAGGAGACATAGAAATCGATTGCCATCATAGCGTGGAAGATACCGCGATTCTTCTCGGTAATATTATACACAAGCAACTGGGAGACAAAGCCGGTATCCGCAGATACGGGCATTATACTCTTCCTATGGACGAAGTCCTGACTACGGTTGCAGTAGATCTGGGCGGCAGATATTATTATAAATATACCGGACCGGAATTGACCGGAAAATTCGGAATCTATGATGCGGAATTGAGTTTGGAGTTCCTACAAAAGTTCGCATTGAACGCGAAAATGAACCTGCACGTTGTGGTTCATTACGGCGAAAATCGCCACCATATTCATGAGTCTATTTTCAAGGGTCTAGGTAAGGCTCTCCGTATGGCCATGGAGATAGATCCGGCTTCGGCGGGTATGATTCCTTCTACAAAGGGAGTATTGGAGTGA